In the Leptotrichia sp. oral taxon 847 genome, one interval contains:
- a CDS encoding aminoacyl-histidine dipeptidase, which translates to MELKNLYPQKVFHYFSEISKIPRGSRREKKISDFLVNFAKERNLEVVQDKALNVLIKKEATKGYENFSPLILQGHMDMVWEKNKNTDFDFENCGIELVVKDGFLTANGTTLGADNGIAVAMALAILDSDDIAHPALEVILTTDEEEGMTGVNNLDFSLFSGKTLINLDTEEYGQVYVSSAGGARIENEFDLVKKDCEDDDTVFSIEVKGLDGGHSGAEIHLGRGNSNKILNEVLYHLNKRYFMELIDFDGGEKTNAIPREAICHISIKLDEPGHRLEELAQLAFKNIIADFGVIDKNPVLEIKKIGNAKNFKKISTADTNRVLSFFHEFPNGVISMSKDVENLVETSINLGVIKSEEISNQLRIKIQSLPRSSVNHSLEKLIEEIKELCKKYDVKMKVSAPYPSWEYRKDSKIRELMINSFKKINNSEPEIKAIHAGLECGIFDANMDVDITSIGPNIYGAHTPEERMEISSVGKTWDLLLTVLKNYDIK; encoded by the coding sequence ATGGAATTAAAAAATTTATATCCTCAAAAAGTTTTTCACTATTTCAGTGAAATTTCAAAAATACCAAGAGGTTCGAGAAGAGAGAAAAAAATCAGTGATTTTCTTGTAAATTTCGCAAAAGAAAGAAATCTTGAAGTTGTGCAAGATAAAGCATTAAATGTTTTAATAAAAAAAGAAGCCACAAAAGGCTACGAAAACTTTTCTCCCCTTATTTTACAAGGACATATGGATATGGTCTGGGAAAAGAATAAAAATACTGACTTTGACTTTGAAAATTGCGGAATTGAACTTGTTGTAAAGGATGGATTTTTAACAGCAAATGGAACTACATTAGGTGCCGATAACGGAATTGCCGTTGCGATGGCTCTTGCAATTTTGGATAGTGATGATATAGCTCATCCAGCGCTTGAAGTTATTTTAACAACTGATGAAGAAGAAGGAATGACAGGAGTAAATAACTTGGATTTCAGCCTTTTTTCAGGAAAAACTTTGATTAATCTAGATACTGAAGAATACGGTCAAGTGTATGTGAGCAGTGCAGGTGGAGCTAGAATTGAAAATGAGTTTGACCTTGTCAAAAAGGACTGTGAAGATGATGACACAGTTTTCTCAATCGAAGTAAAAGGCTTAGATGGAGGGCATTCTGGCGCTGAAATTCATTTGGGACGTGGAAATTCAAACAAGATATTAAATGAAGTGCTGTATCATTTAAACAAAAGATATTTTATGGAATTAATTGACTTTGATGGTGGTGAAAAAACTAATGCAATTCCTCGTGAAGCGATATGCCATATTAGCATAAAATTGGATGAACCAGGACATAGACTTGAAGAATTGGCTCAACTTGCTTTTAAAAATATTATAGCTGATTTTGGTGTAATTGACAAAAATCCAGTTTTAGAAATAAAAAAAATAGGCAACGCTAAAAATTTCAAAAAAATATCAACCGCTGACACAAACAGAGTTCTTTCATTTTTCCACGAATTTCCAAATGGCGTAATTTCGATGAGCAAAGATGTCGAAAATCTTGTGGAAACATCAATTAATTTAGGCGTTATAAAGTCTGAAGAAATTTCAAACCAATTAAGAATAAAAATTCAGTCGCTACCGAGAAGTTCTGTAAATCATTCACTTGAAAAATTAATCGAAGAAATTAAAGAACTTTGTAAAAAATATGATGTGAAAATGAAAGTTAGTGCTCCGTATCCATCTTGGGAATACCGAAAAGATTCAAAAATACGAGAACTTATGATAAATTCATTTAAAAAAATTAATAATTCTGAGCCAGAAATAAAAGCAATTCACGCTGGACTTGAATGCGGAATTTTTGATGCAAATATGGATGTGGATATTACGTCTATTGGGCCTAATATTTATGGTGCTCATACGCCTGAAGAAAGAATGGAAATAAGTTCAGTCGGAAAAACTTGGGATCTACTTTTGACTGTTTTGAAAAATTATGACATTAAGTAA
- the rnmV gene encoding ribonuclease M5, translating into MEKIKIKEIIIVEGRDDITALKRVVDAHIIALNGFSALSKKTINKIVNLAKDNELILFTDPDYAGKKIRDTLRKYIPNIKHAFISRKDATKNKNIGVENANDKAILEALQNLVTKKNEDNGYTFTVQDLLKNNLCLGENAKKRRMELGDNLKIGYYNSKQLLNALNSFNITKEQFDLAVKNLK; encoded by the coding sequence ATGGAAAAAATTAAGATAAAAGAAATAATCATCGTTGAAGGAAGGGATGACATCACAGCTCTAAAAAGAGTTGTTGATGCACATATTATAGCATTAAATGGATTTTCCGCTCTTTCAAAAAAGACAATAAATAAAATTGTAAATTTAGCCAAAGACAATGAGTTAATTTTATTTACAGACCCTGATTATGCGGGGAAAAAAATTCGCGATACGTTAAGAAAATATATTCCGAATATAAAACATGCTTTTATCTCAAGAAAAGATGCGACTAAAAATAAAAATATTGGTGTGGAGAATGCAAATGATAAAGCCATATTGGAAGCACTACAAAATTTAGTTACAAAAAAAAATGAAGATAATGGTTATACATTTACAGTACAGGATTTACTTAAAAATAATCTTTGTTTGGGTGAAAACGCTAAAAAAAGAAGAATGGAATTAGGAGATAACTTAAAGATAGGCTATTACAATTCAAAACAGCTTTTAAATGCACTAAATTCCTTTAATATAACTAAAGAACAATTTGATTTGGCAGTAAAAAATTTAAAATAA
- a CDS encoding DUF3829 domain-containing protein, whose protein sequence is MALLVLAGCDNKGSGKNDKNKVEVTDVKRDISTEEIAKYNEYSKLSDVPNSEEWNTFFTEIKKEEFTNEAGNIKNISEVPAFMGNLNNSINLTGEYIKEITDVMQKSPKMEAIDKNAENLINSLIEEQKVLTEINDYFEKGDYKTDKLAKAGELNDKYKVVLQNRQENHKIFANSLHEIAQIINQKMENQLQKDGKTVKLNILKFVNSVDKFGKTAFGKNNLNFDENEVKMLEKANNDVQSAYKAVSEMTLENAKKENISEADFKKIKESSKTLSENMQKMLIGVKNQNIQDVVMSASNILSAKTDLENVFNVLMLQK, encoded by the coding sequence ATGGCATTGCTGGTTCTTGCTGGTTGTGATAACAAGGGCAGTGGTAAGAATGACAAGAATAAAGTGGAAGTAACGGATGTGAAAAGGGACATTTCGACTGAGGAAATTGCGAAATATAATGAATATTCAAAATTAAGCGATGTGCCAAATTCTGAAGAATGGAACACATTTTTTACAGAAATAAAAAAAGAGGAATTTACTAATGAAGCTGGAAATATAAAAAATATTTCAGAAGTGCCTGCATTTATGGGAAATCTGAATAATTCAATTAACCTGACTGGCGAATATATAAAAGAAATTACAGATGTAATGCAAAAAAGTCCAAAAATGGAAGCAATTGACAAAAATGCTGAAAATCTGATAAATTCATTGATAGAGGAACAAAAGGTACTGACAGAAATTAATGATTATTTTGAAAAAGGTGATTATAAAACTGATAAACTGGCAAAAGCAGGAGAACTGAATGATAAATACAAAGTTGTACTGCAAAACAGACAGGAAAATCACAAAATTTTTGCTAATTCATTACATGAAATTGCCCAGATAATCAATCAAAAAATGGAAAACCAATTACAGAAGGATGGAAAAACAGTAAAATTAAATATTTTGAAATTTGTAAATTCAGTAGATAAATTTGGAAAAACAGCCTTCGGAAAAAACAATTTAAACTTTGATGAAAATGAAGTAAAAATGCTGGAAAAGGCAAATAACGACGTACAAAGCGCATACAAGGCAGTATCTGAAATGACGCTGGAAAATGCTAAAAAAGAAAACATAAGCGAGGCAGATTTCAAAAAAATAAAGGAAAGTTCAAAAACGTTATCAGAAAATATGCAAAAAATGCTAATAGGTGTAAAAAATCAGAATATTCAGGATGTAGTAATGAGCGCCAGCAATATTTTAAGTGCAAAAACAGATTTAGAAAATGTGTTTAATGTCTTAATGTTACAAAAATAA
- a CDS encoding AEC family transporter, whose product MPVFLLMILGYVFRKIGIIDLEFADKMNRFVFLALLPVLLFKELSLSDFSAIWDLKYLLFCFSATFFSITIMCIVSIFLRDKSIRGEFIQAGFRSSAALLAYAFVQNVYGEAKIVALMVIGAVPLYNVASVVILMLLRPKQGKLNRTVLKNTLKEVMRNPLILGILDGMVWALLKIPQPVIMKKSISTFSAAATPLGLLALGASFDVKEVFSKLKIVLVSSSFKLLILTAIFLPIAIKFGFKDEKLVAVLGMLGSPTTPTSFTMARGMGHNGAVTSGTVMVTTIMSIFTLTGWLYILKLAGLV is encoded by the coding sequence ATGCCTGTATTTTTACTGATGATACTTGGATACGTCTTTAGAAAAATAGGGATTATAGACTTGGAATTTGCAGATAAGATGAATAGATTTGTATTTCTGGCACTTTTGCCTGTGCTATTATTTAAGGAATTGTCGTTGTCTGATTTTTCGGCAATCTGGGATTTGAAATATTTGCTTTTTTGCTTTTCTGCAACATTTTTTTCGATAACGATAATGTGCATTGTTTCAATTTTTTTAAGAGATAAGTCAATCCGTGGGGAATTTATTCAGGCGGGATTTAGAAGCAGCGCTGCTCTGCTTGCTTATGCCTTTGTGCAGAATGTGTATGGAGAGGCTAAGATTGTAGCACTTATGGTAATCGGAGCTGTCCCTTTGTACAATGTCGCTTCGGTTGTAATTTTGATGTTGCTGCGTCCAAAGCAGGGGAAATTGAATAGAACAGTTTTGAAAAATACGTTAAAGGAAGTTATGAGAAATCCTCTGATACTTGGAATTCTGGATGGAATGGTTTGGGCATTATTAAAAATCCCGCAGCCAGTAATTATGAAGAAATCAATTTCAACGTTTTCTGCAGCGGCAACTCCCCTTGGGCTGCTTGCACTTGGAGCGAGTTTTGATGTAAAGGAAGTTTTTTCAAAACTGAAGATTGTATTAGTTTCGTCTTCATTCAAGCTCCTAATTCTTACGGCGATATTTTTGCCAATAGCCATAAAATTTGGATTTAAGGACGAAAAGCTGGTTGCTGTGCTTGGAATGCTGGGAAGCCCGACAACTCCGACTTCATTTACGATGGCAAGAGGGATGGGGCATAATGGGGCTGTAACTTCGGGAACTGTGATGGTTACGACAATTATGAGCATTTTTACGTTGACGGGATGGCTTTACATTTTGAAGCTTGCAGGATTGGTATAA
- a CDS encoding aminomethyltransferase beta-barrel domain-containing protein produces MLGHHNGLMYYTIGQRKGIGNTKEGTGEPWFVVDKDLEKNELIVTQGDNSVLYSKGLIATDFNFINEVQFPLECTVKFRYRQKDTKAVINKLSENEYEVIFNEPQKAVTLGQIVVAYDGEVCLGGGVIDKIIK; encoded by the coding sequence GTGCTGGGGCATCATAATGGGCTTATGTATTACACAATTGGACAAAGAAAGGGAATCGGAAATACAAAGGAAGGAACTGGAGAGCCTTGGTTTGTTGTGGACAAGGATTTGGAAAAAAATGAATTGATTGTAACACAGGGTGATAATTCAGTGCTTTATTCAAAAGGCTTAATTGCAACTGATTTTAATTTTATTAATGAAGTGCAGTTTCCGCTGGAGTGTACTGTAAAATTTAGATACAGACAAAAAGATACAAAAGCTGTAATTAATAAATTAAGCGAAAATGAATATGAAGTAATTTTTAATGAGCCTCAAAAGGCTGTAACGCTAGGGCAGATTGTGGTTGCTTATGATGGTGAAGTTTGTCTTGGTGGGGGAGTCATTGATAAAATTATAAAATAG
- the mnmA gene encoding tRNA 2-thiouridine(34) synthase MnmA — MGRKKVVLGMSGGVDSSVAAILLKEQGYDVIGVFMKNWEEKDENGVCMAEEDYKDVIAVAEQLGIPYYSVNFVKEYWDKVFTYFLDEYKKGRTPNPDVMCNKEIKFRAFLDYAMKIGADYVATGHYARIVHEGKDGKIKSTMLRGIDDNKDQTYFLCQLNQEQLEKVLFPLGEYTKPQIREIAEKYNLATAKKKDSTGICFIGERDFNKFLSQYLPAKGGNNCKYTRKSAGAS, encoded by the coding sequence ATGGGAAGAAAAAAAGTTGTATTAGGAATGTCGGGCGGGGTAGATTCTTCAGTTGCGGCGATTTTGCTTAAAGAACAGGGATACGATGTAATTGGGGTTTTTATGAAGAACTGGGAAGAGAAGGACGAAAATGGAGTCTGCATGGCGGAAGAGGACTATAAGGATGTGATTGCTGTGGCAGAGCAGTTGGGGATACCTTATTATTCGGTGAATTTTGTGAAGGAATATTGGGATAAAGTTTTTACGTATTTTTTAGATGAGTATAAAAAGGGAAGAACTCCTAATCCTGATGTGATGTGTAATAAGGAAATCAAATTCCGTGCATTTCTAGATTATGCGATGAAGATTGGGGCCGATTATGTGGCAACAGGGCATTATGCGAGAATTGTTCACGAGGGAAAAGATGGGAAAATCAAATCGACCATGTTAAGAGGAATTGATGATAACAAGGATCAGACGTATTTTCTTTGCCAATTAAATCAGGAACAGCTGGAAAAAGTGTTGTTTCCATTGGGAGAATATACAAAGCCACAGATTCGTGAAATAGCTGAAAAATATAACTTGGCAACGGCGAAAAAAAAAGACAGCACAGGAATTTGCTTTATTGGAGAACGTGACTTTAATAAGTTTTTATCGCAATACTTGCCTGCAAAAGGTGGAAATAATTGTAAATACACAAGGAAAAGTGCTGGGGCATCATAA